A single Lactuca sativa cultivar Salinas chromosome 8, Lsat_Salinas_v11, whole genome shotgun sequence DNA region contains:
- the LOC111878446 gene encoding alkane hydroxylase MAH1, which produces MVFLESLVILIFLCFLVFHYKPQNLKTLLDRNWMPLGVFSKTLTKLHRLHDLLTRILNCSGGTFMFRGPWFANMDMLITTDPLDIHHVLNKNFSNYPKGPKFRKIFDILGDGIFNVDGHLWEIQRKTIMSLFRQPNFLSVFEVIVWNKVEIGLLPVLESICKPGKETDLQDIFQRFTFDTICTLLLAFDPKSLSLDFPFLPYEKSLSDIEESILYRHFTPPIFWKLQQLLRMGNEKKLSDAFNAFDHFVCKCLARIQHESSSIDIESEHGRKHFGLASLIREFKHQSGSSGDPNKFLKETIMNLIGVGRDTTSTTLSWFFYLIANNPIAEDKIREEIHTFLQVKVKDQKNWNSKELGKLVYLHGALCEALRLYPPVPFNHKTPLQPDILPSGHHVNQNTKIVLYFYGMGRMKTIWGEDCMEFKPERWISKEGGIKHEASNKFSAFNSGPRTCIGKDMSFTQLKIVASTIIYHYHIKLVEGHIVCPSASIVLQMKHGLKVRLSKLSEVNI; this is translated from the coding sequence ATGGTTTTCCTTGAATCTTTGGTCATTCTCATTTTCCtttgttttttagtttttcattACAAACCTCAAAACCTCAAAACCCTTCTGGATAGAAATTGGATGCCTCTTGGTGTGTTTTCTAAAACCCTCACAAAGTTGCATCGACTCCATGATTTACTCACTAGGATTCTAAATTGTAGTGGTGGGACTTTCATGTTTAGAGGACCTTGGTTCGCTAACATGGATATGCTTATTACCACAGACCCATTAGATATCCaccatgttttgaacaagaacttctCTAAttatccaaaaggcccaaaatttCGTAAAATATTTGATATCCTCGGAGATGGAATCTTTAATGTCGATGGGCATTTATGGGAGATCCAACGCAAAACCATCATGTCCCTCTTTAGGCAACCCAATTTTTTAAGTGTTTTCGAAGTGATTGTTTGGAATAAGGTGGAAATAGGGCTTTTACCGGTGTTAGAATCTATTTGCAAACCAGGCAAGGAGACAGATTTGCAGGATATATTCCAAAGGTTCACTTTTGACACTATATGCACGTTGCTCTTAGCTTTTGACCCAAAAAGCTTGTCTCTTGATTTCCCTTTCCTTCCTTATGAGAAGTCGTTATCGGACATTGAAGAAAGTATATTGTATAGGCATTTTACGCCCCCAATATTTTGGAAATTGCAACAACTACTTAGAATGGGGAATGAGAAGAAGTTAAGTGATGCATTTAATGCTTTTGATCACTTCGTGTGCAAGTGCTTAGCTAGAATACAACACGAGTCCAGTAGTATTGATATAGAAAGTGAACATGGAAGGAAACATTTTGGATTAGCATCATTGATTAGAGAATTCAAACACCAAAGTGGAAGTAGTGGAGACCCCAACAAGTTTTTAAAAGAAACCATAATGAACCTAATTGGTGTTGGGAGAGATACAACTAGCACAACTCTCTCATGGTTTTTCTATCTCATTGCAAATAATCCCATCGCAGAGGACAAGATCCGAGAGGAGATTCACACGTTTCTGCAGGTGAAAGTAAAAGATCAGAAGAACTGGAATTCCAAAGAGTTAGGCAAACTGGTTTATCTTCATGGGGCTCTATGCGAAGCCCTGAGGCTTTACCCTCCTGTTCCTTTTAACCACAAAACTCCATTACAGCCAGATATACTTCCAAGTGGCCACCACGTTAATCAAAATACCAAGATTGTGCTATATTTCTATGGCATGGGAAGGATGAAAACGATATGGGGTGAGGACTGCATGGAATTTAAGCCTGAAAGATGGATTTCAAAGGAAGGAGGAATCAAACATGAAGCTTCTAACAAGTTCTCGGCATTTAATAGTGGGCCAAGAACTTGTATTGGTAAGGACATGAGTTTCACTCAGCTAAAGATAGTAGCTTCTACGATCATTTATCATTATCACATTAAGTTGGTAGAAGGTCACATCGTGTGTCCAAGTGCTTCAATAGTACTTCAGATGAAGCACGGGTTAAAAGTGAGGTTAAGCAAACTAAGTGAAGTGAATATATGA